From Mauremys reevesii isolate NIE-2019 linkage group 10, ASM1616193v1, whole genome shotgun sequence, the proteins below share one genomic window:
- the LOC120373095 gene encoding parvalbumin, thymic CPV3 has translation MSITDILSPSDIAAALRDCQAPDSFSHKKFFQISGMSKKSSSQIKDIFRLLDNDQSGFIEEDELKYFLQRFECGARVLTTSETKTFLAAADHDGDGKIGVEEFQEMVHS, from the exons ATGAGCATCACTGACATCCTCAGCCCTTCTGATATTGCTGCTGCCCTTAGGGACTGCCAAG CCCCCGATTCCTTCAGCCACAAAAAATTCTTTCAGATCAGCGGAATGTCCAAAAAGAGCAGCAGTCAGATCAAGGATATCTTCCGGCTCTTAGACAATGATCAAAGCGGCTTTATTGAGGAAGATGAGCTCAA GTATTTCCTCCAGCGGTTTGAGTGCGGAGCCAGAGTACTAACTACTTCAGAAACCAAGACTTTTTTGGCAGCTGCAGATCATGATGGGGATGGCAAAATTGGGGTTGAAG
- the LOC120374113 gene encoding LOW QUALITY PROTEIN: parvalbumin beta-like (The sequence of the model RefSeq protein was modified relative to this genomic sequence to represent the inferred CDS: inserted 1 base in 1 codon) has translation MALTGILNDAEIAAGLPSSRNSFDYKTFVIKVGLNSKSXEQLARVFGILALDRSGFIEEDELKLFLQNFSTSIRTLNAAKTKASLAAVDSDGDDKIEVYGPLRQSVLSQELTQHPIPQSPPV, from the exons ATGGCTCTCACTGGTATCCTGAATGATGCTGAAATTGCTGCTGGCCTACCGAGCAGCCGCA ATTCCTTCGATTACAAAACCTTTGTCATCAAAGTGGGTCTGAACTCCAAGT AAGAACAGCTGGCCAGAGTCTTTGGAATCCTTGCCCTTGATAGGAGTGGCTTCATTGAGGAAGATGAGCTGAA GCTCTTCCTGCAGAATTTCTCCACAAGTATCAGAACTTTGAATGCTGCCAAGACCAAGGCTTCCCTGGCAGCAGTTGACAGTGATGGAGATGATAAAATTGAAGTGTATG GCCCTTTGAGACAGAGTGTGCTGAGTCAAGAGCTGACTCAGCATCCTATCCCTCAATCACCACCAGTATAG
- the LOC120373094 gene encoding parvalbumin beta has protein sequence MAMTDILSAQDIEAALTSCKAADSFNYKSFFSTVGLKGKSTDQVKKIFGILDQDKSGFIEEDELQLFLQNFSSSARALTAAETKAFMAAGDTDGDGKIGVDEFQALVKA, from the exons ATGGCTATGACTGATATCCTTTCTGCTCAAGATATTGAAGCTGCTCTTACCAGCTGCAAGG CTGCTGACTCTTTCAACTACAAGTCTTTCTTCTCTACGGTTGGTCTAAAAGGCAAGTCTACTGACCAGGTAAAGAAAATTTTTGGAATCCTTGACCAGGACAAGAGCGGCTTCATTGAGGAAGATGAGCTTCA GCTGTTCTTGCAGAATTTCTCCTCAAGTGCCAGAGCTCTAACTGCTGCTGAGACCAAGGCTTTCATGGCTGCAGGTGACACTGATGGTGATGGCAAAATCGGAGTGGATG AATTCCAGGCTCTGGTGAAGGCATAA